A single window of Methanoregula sp. DNA harbors:
- a CDS encoding Yip1 family protein — MQRSITEIFSNPDIFFRDLMTEKENLKVPALIVIAGGIVAAAYAYEVGGLTGQMMGNLMAGIGTIIAVWAIAGALIGTLLFWVIWAGIFYTMSSLFRGKGSFRRTMESVGYGYLPQVAGTIITLIISFFYIPKVRVPEISAAALQDPQVIQEAIKALMHDPAMMELAQISSIITIIVLLLSANIWIFGLKHARVLPIRDAAICVLVPVVGYVVYLLYMLAVI, encoded by the coding sequence ATGCAGCGTTCAATTACTGAAATATTTTCAAATCCGGATATCTTTTTTCGGGATCTGATGACAGAAAAAGAAAACCTCAAAGTCCCGGCGCTCATCGTGATTGCAGGAGGGATCGTCGCTGCTGCATACGCATATGAAGTCGGTGGCCTGACGGGACAGATGATGGGAAACCTCATGGCCGGCATAGGGACCATCATCGCGGTCTGGGCAATTGCCGGAGCCCTTATCGGAACATTGCTGTTCTGGGTTATCTGGGCCGGGATATTTTATACCATGTCCTCACTTTTCAGGGGTAAAGGCAGTTTCAGGCGCACCATGGAGTCGGTAGGATATGGTTATCTCCCGCAGGTTGCCGGAACTATCATAACGCTTATCATTTCCTTTTTCTACATCCCGAAAGTGCGAGTGCCGGAAATTTCCGCAGCTGCCCTTCAAGACCCACAGGTGATACAGGAAGCCATCAAGGCCCTCATGCATGATCCGGCCATGATGGAACTGGCACAGATCTCTTCAATTATCACAATCATTGTTCTCTTACTGAGCGCAAATATCTGGATCTTTGGATTGAAACACGCAAGGGTGCTCCCGATAAGGGATGCTGCAATCTGTGTGCTCGTACCGGTTGTCGGTTATGTTGTCTATCTGCTCTATATGCTGGCCGTGATATAA
- a CDS encoding TrpB-like pyridoxal phosphate-dependent enzyme, which produces MQTKILLDEEQMPKKWYNVQADLPSPLDPPLHPQTKKPIGPDDLKAIFPMELIKQEVTTQRTIDIPEDVQDVLRLWRPSPLYRAHRLEKYLKTPAKIYYKWEGVSPAGSHKPNTSIPQAYYNMKAGVERIATETGAGQWGSALAFATMLYGLQCTIYMVRSSYTQKPYRKSMMQVWGAECIPSPSTKTKSGQAMLVKDPETPGSLGMAISEAVEDAASHSNTNYALGSVLNHVCLHQTVMGLEAQEQLATVDDYPDVVIGCVGGGSNFAGISFPFAGDKLTGKHKDVDIIGVEPASCPTLTKGLYTYDLADEAGYTPLLKMFTLGHDFVPPSIHAGGLRYHGDSPIVSRLVHDGVMRAVSYHQSEVFDAAQIFARTEGIIIAPETSHAVKGAIDEALKCKKNGEKKTILFNCSGHGNFDMSAYDAYYAGSLVDYEYPDALIKESLARIPKVP; this is translated from the coding sequence ATGCAGACCAAGATTCTCCTTGATGAGGAGCAGATGCCTAAAAAATGGTATAACGTCCAGGCAGATCTGCCCTCTCCCCTTGACCCCCCGCTCCATCCGCAGACCAAAAAGCCGATTGGTCCCGATGACCTGAAAGCAATATTTCCTATGGAGCTGATCAAACAGGAGGTCACCACCCAGCGTACTATTGATATTCCTGAAGATGTGCAGGATGTTCTCCGGCTCTGGAGGCCAAGCCCGCTCTACCGTGCGCACCGGCTTGAAAAGTACCTGAAAACACCCGCAAAGATCTATTACAAATGGGAAGGAGTGAGCCCGGCAGGGAGCCACAAGCCCAACACCTCAATCCCGCAGGCATACTACAACATGAAAGCCGGTGTTGAGAGGATCGCTACCGAAACCGGCGCGGGGCAGTGGGGATCCGCCCTTGCATTTGCGACGATGCTTTACGGTCTGCAATGCACTATCTACATGGTCCGATCAAGCTATACCCAGAAACCGTACCGGAAGTCGATGATGCAGGTATGGGGGGCAGAGTGTATCCCCAGCCCCAGCACCAAGACAAAATCCGGGCAGGCAATGCTCGTAAAAGATCCGGAGACCCCGGGAAGTCTCGGCATGGCAATATCCGAGGCGGTGGAGGATGCCGCAAGCCACAGCAATACCAACTATGCGCTGGGCTCGGTGCTGAACCATGTCTGCCTTCACCAGACGGTAATGGGCTTAGAGGCCCAGGAGCAGCTGGCGACGGTCGATGATTACCCGGACGTGGTGATCGGATGCGTTGGCGGCGGCTCCAACTTTGCAGGGATCTCGTTCCCGTTTGCCGGGGACAAACTTACAGGGAAACATAAAGACGTGGATATTATCGGTGTAGAACCGGCGTCCTGCCCTACACTGACCAAAGGCCTGTATACCTATGACCTCGCAGACGAAGCCGGGTATACCCCGCTCCTCAAGATGTTCACGCTGGGGCATGACTTTGTCCCGCCCTCAATTCATGCCGGTGGCCTCCGTTATCACGGCGACTCGCCAATTGTCTCCCGTCTTGTTCATGATGGCGTAATGCGGGCCGTATCCTACCACCAGAGCGAGGTCTTCGATGCCGCCCAGATTTTTGCCAGGACCGAAGGGATTATTATTGCACCGGAGACATCCCACGCAGTAAAAGGAGCCATCGATGAAGCCCTGAAATGTAAAAAGAATGGCGAGAAGAAGACCATTCTGTTCAATTGCTCCGGGCATGGCAACTTCGATATGTCAGCATATGATGCCTACTACGCAGGCAGCCTCGTGGACTACGAGTATCCGGATGCGCTCATCAAAGAGTCGCTCGCACGGATCCCAAAAGTCCCCTGA
- a CDS encoding MFS transporter: MSEVTDKIFGLGAEKGRWGLVILGMIINLCLGSIYSWSVFVGPLTTYFTKTLGQSVTANEILLPFSVFLACFALAMPFTGRYIEKYGPRNITIIGGCLTGFGWLLSSFAGSVQWLYLFYGVIAGAGVGIAYGVPVAVAARWFPDRRGLAVGLTLLGFGFPRF; this comes from the coding sequence ATGAGCGAAGTTACGGATAAGATCTTTGGGTTGGGTGCAGAAAAAGGGCGATGGGGCCTCGTCATTCTTGGCATGATCATCAACCTTTGCCTTGGTTCAATCTATTCATGGAGTGTGTTTGTTGGTCCGCTTACCACCTACTTCACCAAGACACTGGGGCAGTCTGTTACTGCAAACGAGATCCTGTTGCCCTTTTCGGTATTCCTTGCATGCTTTGCCCTTGCGATGCCGTTCACCGGCAGGTATATTGAAAAATATGGTCCGAGGAATATCACGATCATCGGGGGGTGCCTTACCGGGTTCGGGTGGCTCCTCTCTTCGTTTGCGGGATCAGTCCAATGGCTCTATCTCTTTTATGGGGTGATCGCCGGAGCCGGCGTCGGGATCGCGTATGGTGTTCCGGTTGCTGTTGCCGCACGCTGGTTCCCTGACCGCCGTGGACTCGCTGTCGGGCTCACACTGCTCGGGTTTGGTTTTCCGCGGTTCTGA
- a CDS encoding ATP-NAD kinase family protein — translation MHTIGFLINPYAGMGGAVGLKGTDGLVYEATIRGAVPHAQKRAEEALRALKCVNLRFFTCSGNMGEAAMQKAKITHFSVEYCSPEKTTAEDTKNACRKFLNSGVEMIVFCGGDGTARDVFDVVGTQVPMLGIPAGVKMYSGVFAVSPQAAAELLEQTGTTPLRDGEVVDVDEGAYRGGALRTTLYGYAKTPYILEKVAGTKQVFEQPDEERAKAEIAQFISEVVDGTPDKLTILGPGTTTKMIADVLGVNKTLLGFDAIRGRMLVAADLSENGILALLSSEREARLIISIIGAQGFVLGRGTQQVSPAVIRIIGINNIIVVATPYKLSRTPVLYVDTGDSSLDAAFGDHMQVISGYRIAQRKRIYQPMAE, via the coding sequence ATGCATACCATCGGTTTTCTCATCAATCCTTACGCAGGGATGGGTGGGGCTGTAGGTCTAAAAGGCACAGACGGGCTCGTTTATGAGGCAACAATACGGGGAGCAGTTCCCCATGCACAGAAACGGGCTGAGGAAGCACTTCGCGCCCTGAAATGTGTCAACCTCCGGTTCTTCACCTGTTCTGGCAATATGGGAGAAGCCGCGATGCAAAAAGCCAAAATAACACACTTCTCTGTTGAATATTGCAGTCCGGAAAAGACAACCGCAGAAGACACAAAAAATGCCTGCCGGAAATTCCTCAATTCCGGTGTGGAGATGATCGTGTTCTGCGGGGGAGATGGAACTGCCCGGGATGTCTTTGATGTTGTAGGAACCCAAGTCCCCATGCTTGGAATCCCTGCCGGAGTCAAGATGTATTCGGGGGTATTTGCAGTATCCCCTCAGGCGGCAGCCGAACTCCTGGAGCAGACCGGCACCACACCTCTGCGGGATGGAGAGGTTGTCGATGTGGATGAGGGCGCGTACAGGGGTGGAGCCCTTCGTACCACGCTCTATGGTTATGCCAAGACGCCCTACATTTTAGAGAAAGTCGCTGGCACAAAACAGGTCTTTGAGCAGCCGGATGAGGAAAGAGCCAAGGCAGAAATTGCACAGTTTATATCTGAGGTTGTTGACGGGACTCCTGATAAGCTCACCATTCTGGGACCCGGGACGACGACAAAAATGATTGCAGATGTGCTTGGTGTTAATAAGACCCTTCTCGGGTTTGATGCGATCCGGGGGAGGATGCTTGTGGCTGCTGATCTCAGTGAGAATGGGATCCTCGCCCTGCTTTCCAGCGAACGGGAGGCAAGACTGATCATCAGCATCATCGGTGCACAGGGGTTTGTGCTGGGAAGGGGCACCCAGCAGGTTAGCCCGGCAGTGATCAGGATAATCGGGATTAACAATATCATCGTTGTCGCAACGCCATACAAGCTTTCAAGAACACCCGTTTTGTATGTTGATACCGGGGACTCCTCGCTTGATGCCGCATTCGGGGATCATATGCAGGTCATCTCAGGGTACCGGATTGCGCAGCGAAAGAGGATCTACCAGCCTATGGCTGAATAG
- a CDS encoding MFS transporter produces the protein MNTFRIFGIAFIILIVVLALPLKFPQAGLSPAGWSPPTLNPGEQNGCEMRREQVLRTPSFYGLWACYFIGCLVGLMAIGIAKPVGTDVGIETGLATVLLGVFAIFNGFGRPVFGALTDKLTPRNTAILSFILIAFASLLMWQVPVVPVYILAFVILWGCLGSWLAIAPTACGSYFGTCDYPRCYGVLFLAYGAGGIVGPQLAGFIKTSSGSYLGVFPYVLALAVIGLVIAFTLLKPPKALHQE, from the coding sequence ATGAACACGTTCAGGATTTTCGGTATTGCATTTATCATCCTGATCGTGGTGCTCGCATTACCCCTGAAATTCCCGCAGGCCGGATTGAGCCCTGCCGGGTGGTCTCCCCCCACTTTAAATCCCGGTGAACAGAACGGATGCGAAATGCGGCGGGAGCAGGTGCTCAGGACTCCTTCATTCTACGGGCTCTGGGCATGCTACTTCATTGGGTGCCTTGTCGGGCTAATGGCGATTGGGATTGCAAAACCGGTAGGTACGGATGTGGGTATTGAGACGGGACTTGCCACAGTGCTCTTAGGTGTCTTTGCAATCTTCAACGGTTTTGGACGTCCCGTTTTCGGTGCCCTCACAGACAAGCTTACCCCGCGGAATACTGCCATACTATCATTCATCCTGATTGCATTTGCCTCGCTTCTAATGTGGCAGGTCCCGGTTGTACCGGTATACATCCTTGCCTTTGTCATTCTCTGGGGGTGTCTTGGCAGCTGGCTCGCCATCGCACCGACTGCCTGCGGGAGTTACTTTGGCACTTGTGATTACCCGCGTTGTTACGGGGTTCTTTTCCTTGCATATGGCGCTGGCGGAATTGTCGGACCCCAGCTTGCCGGGTTCATCAAAACTTCAAGCGGTTCGTATCTTGGGGTGTTTCCCTACGTACTTGCCCTTGCAGTTATAGGACTTGTGATTGCTTTTACCCTCTTGAAACCACCAAAAGCCCTACATCAGGAATAA
- the acs gene encoding acetate--CoA ligase → MADNFDVKLVEEMKYYTPGPEYKRNSWIGDYQKAYDEFLADPDAFWSGIAQQLDWIKPWDAVKEWKYPYARWFTNAKLNITANCLDRHVNNHRRNKVALIWRGEGGAERIYTYQKLLSHVMRFANALKKIGVKKGDRVCIYMPLVPEQVIAMLACARIGATHSVVFAGFAAAALNMRIQDAEAKVVITADIAVRRGKAIQLKAIVDEALIHAPTVEHVIVLRRKDPSVDLHPTRELDFYTVMDDVSDDCPPEVMDAEDPLFILYTSGSTGKPKGVVHTTGGYMVGTYYTSKYVFDIKDNDIFWCTADPGWVTGHSYIVYGPLAVGATVFITELTPDFPDAGSWWSLIEEQKITILYTAPTAIRTFMKVGDSWPNKYNLKSLRIIGSVGEPLNPEAFEWYYHVIGKDRCPIVDTWWQTETGMQMITTMIGEKMRPGFAGKAIPGVEADVVDKSGKPVLANTMGFLVIKSPWPAMLRTLYKDDERYRKYWYTINNCYTAGDLAVKGKEGNIMILGRSDDIIIVSGHNIGTAEVESALVSHKAVAEAAVIGKPDPVKGNSIKAFVILRLGFQKSDNLIQDLVHHVRTTLGPIAVPHEIEFVDKLPKTRSGKIMRRVLKAKEMGMDPGDVSTLEE, encoded by the coding sequence ATGGCTGACAACTTCGACGTCAAACTTGTTGAGGAGATGAAATATTATACACCAGGTCCGGAATACAAGCGAAATTCCTGGATTGGGGATTACCAGAAGGCTTATGATGAGTTCCTTGCAGACCCCGATGCATTCTGGAGCGGGATTGCACAACAGCTTGACTGGATCAAGCCCTGGGATGCTGTAAAAGAGTGGAAGTATCCCTATGCCAGGTGGTTCACGAATGCAAAACTCAATATTACCGCAAACTGTCTTGACCGGCATGTCAATAACCACCGGCGGAACAAGGTCGCCCTGATCTGGCGGGGGGAGGGAGGGGCGGAGCGGATTTACACGTACCAGAAACTCCTGTCCCACGTGATGCGATTTGCAAATGCATTAAAGAAAATCGGAGTGAAAAAAGGTGACCGCGTCTGTATTTATATGCCGCTTGTCCCGGAACAGGTCATTGCGATGCTTGCCTGCGCACGGATCGGTGCAACGCACAGTGTGGTATTCGCAGGATTCGCCGCAGCAGCATTAAACATGCGAATTCAGGATGCCGAAGCAAAGGTCGTAATAACCGCGGATATTGCAGTACGCCGCGGCAAAGCTATCCAGCTCAAGGCAATCGTTGATGAGGCCCTGATCCACGCTCCTACGGTAGAGCATGTCATTGTGCTCCGGAGGAAAGATCCGTCTGTCGATCTCCACCCAACCCGGGAGCTGGATTTCTATACGGTGATGGATGATGTTTCTGATGACTGCCCGCCTGAAGTAATGGACGCCGAGGACCCGCTTTTCATATTATACACGAGCGGATCCACCGGAAAACCAAAAGGAGTTGTGCATACCACGGGCGGCTATATGGTCGGAACCTATTACACCAGTAAATATGTCTTTGATATCAAGGACAACGACATTTTCTGGTGTACTGCTGATCCAGGCTGGGTTACCGGGCACAGTTATATTGTCTACGGTCCCCTAGCGGTTGGTGCAACGGTATTCATTACAGAGCTCACTCCCGATTTTCCTGATGCGGGCAGCTGGTGGAGCCTCATTGAGGAACAGAAGATCACGATATTATACACTGCACCAACCGCCATCCGTACATTCATGAAGGTCGGGGATAGCTGGCCCAACAAATATAATCTGAAATCCCTGCGCATCATCGGTTCTGTCGGTGAGCCATTAAATCCGGAGGCATTTGAGTGGTACTATCATGTGATCGGAAAGGATCGGTGCCCCATTGTTGACACTTGGTGGCAGACAGAAACGGGCATGCAGATGATCACCACTATGATCGGCGAAAAGATGCGCCCGGGATTTGCAGGAAAAGCAATTCCCGGTGTTGAGGCAGATGTGGTGGATAAATCCGGAAAACCTGTCCTGGCGAACACCATGGGATTCCTTGTCATCAAATCACCGTGGCCTGCCATGCTGCGAACATTATACAAAGATGATGAACGGTACCGGAAGTACTGGTACACCATCAATAACTGTTATACAGCGGGCGACCTTGCAGTCAAGGGCAAAGAGGGCAATATCATGATTCTCGGGCGTTCTGATGACATCATCATCGTTTCCGGTCACAATATCGGCACCGCTGAAGTGGAGAGTGCTCTCGTATCCCATAAGGCAGTGGCAGAGGCCGCCGTCATTGGCAAACCGGATCCGGTGAAAGGGAACTCGATCAAAGCATTTGTGATTCTCCGTCTTGGTTTCCAGAAAAGTGACAACCTTATTCAGGATCTTGTTCACCATGTGCGGACGACGTTGGGGCCGATTGCAGTTCCCCATGAGATTGAATTTGTTGATAAACTGCCAAAGACCCGCAGCGGGAAGATCATGAGGAGGGTGCTCAAGGCAAAGGAGATGGGAATGGATCCAGGCGATGTATCAACGCTGGAGGAGTAA